The DNA segment GGACAGCCCGCGCTTCTCGCGGATCTCGTCCATGAGGATGGAGACCAGACCGCTGCCGCCCAGGATGTGGTTGCCGACATGGAGCGCGAAATAGTCCGGGTCGCCGCGACGCATCCCCGGCTGACCGGCCAGGACCGTGGTCTGACTCGACGGGAATTCGATCGACTCCAGGGTCGCGCCCACAAGTTCCGGTACCTCCGGCAACGGCGCGGCCGGCTCGCCGGCAGGCAGACCGGCGACCAGTCGATTGGCCAGCGCCTCGGCCCCGGCGTGGTCGAGATCGCCGACCAGAGCCAGCACAGCGTTGGAACCGACATAGTGACGGGCGTGGAAGGCGACCAGTTCCTCGCGCTTCAGGCCCGCGATCGACTCGGGCGTGCCGGACGGATCGGCGGCATAGGGATGGGCGCCGAAGACGGCGCGATAGAGCGCCTTCTGCGCCACACTGCGCGGTGACTCGTCCTCCTGACGCAGGGCGACCAGCCGGTTCTGACGCACGCGCTCCAGTTCGTCCGGCGCAAAGGTCGGGCGTGCGATCAGGGTCGCGAAGGTGTCGACGGCGGTGTCGAAGGCCGGCTGACGGGTCAGGGTGCGTAGTGCGACCGTGGCCATGTCGCGATCGACGTCCGTGCTCAGGACGGCACCGACTCCATCGAGCCGGTCGGCGATGGTATCCGCGTTCCAGTCACCCGCACCCTCGGTCAGCATGGCCGCCGTCATCGAGGCCAGACCGGAGCGCCCACCGTCACGCGCGCTGCCGGCGGCGAATACCAGACGCACGTCGACCATGGGGATCTCGGGCGCGGCGACGAAGAGCACGCGCGTGCCGTTGTCGGTGTTCCAGGTCCGGATCTCGGGTGTGGCCTGAGCCGGCAGCGGGCTGGTGAACAGCAGGGTTCCGGCGAGCCAGGCCGTCAGGCGACGCGCGGCGCGATCGATTCGTTCGGACTGTCGTTCAACGCACATAGGTTTGTCCTTCCGACTGAGGTTTGGCGGCGGCCTGAGTGGTTTCCATGGGTTGCGGGTCGAGGATGGCGACCGTCAGCCGCTCTGGGGTCAGATATTTACGCGCCACGGCCCGGATCTGTTCGGGCGTGACCTCGGCGAGGCGATCGACATAGGTATCGGCCAGACGCCAGTCGAGTCCGATGGTCTCCAGCAGACCGATCTGCATCGCCTGATAGAAGAGTGAGTCACGCTCAAAGACCTTGGCGGCGATCACCTGATTGCGCACCCGCTCCAGTTCGGCCGGGTCGACCGGCTCGGACCGGACGCGCTCGACCTGCGCGCGCAGGGCGGCTTCGACCGTCTCAGCGGTCTGCCCTTTGGCCGGCACGCCCTCGAACAGGAACAGCCCCGGCAGGCGCTCGAAGGCGCGATAGCCGGCGCCCGCCGAAGCGGCGATCCGGCTGCCGCGCACCAGTTCGCGTGACAGACGCGCACTGTCGCCGCCGTCGAGGATCGAGGACAGCATCTCCAGTGCATAGGGCTCCCAGGGCTCGTCGGCATCGGCCAACGAGGGCGTCTTGTAGCCCATCAGTACATAGGACTCCTTGGCCGGGGCCTGGACGCGCAGACGTTTCTCGCCGCGCTGTTCGGGTTCGGCACAGGTCTTGGGCGGACGGATGGTCTCGGCGGCCAGCGGGCCGAAGTGTTTTTCGGCCAGCGCAAAGACCTGCTCGGGATCGACATCGCCCGCAACCACCAGGATGGCGTTGTTGGGCGCATACCAGAGCCGGTACCAGTCGCGCACGTCTTCGAGGCTGAGCTGTTCCAGGTCGCCCGGCCAGCCGATCACCGGATTGCGGTAGGGCGAGGCGTCGTAGGCGACGGCGCTGAAACGCTCATAGGTCAGGGACTGCGGATCGTCGTCGGTACGCATGCGCCGCTCTTCCTTGACCACTTCCAGTTCCTTCAGAAACTCTTTTTCGCTGAGCTTGAGATGGCGCATCCGCTCGGCCTCCAGCTCGAATGAGACCTCCAGCCGGTCATTGGCCAGATTCTGATAATAGGCCGTGTAGTCGCGCCCGGTGAAGGCGTTCTCCTCGCCGCCGTTCTCGGCGACGATGCGCGAGAACTCACCCGGCGCCAGACGTTCGGTGCCCTGGAACATCATGTGCTCGAGGACGTGCGAGACGCCGGTGATGCCGCCGTACTCATAGCTCGACCCGATGCGATACCAGACCTGCGAGGTCAGGATGGGCGCGCGATGATCGGGTTTGACCAGGATCTTGAGTCCGTTGTCGAGCCGGCGCTCGTGGACCTCGGTCGCGGCCAGGGGGGACCCAAAGGTCAACAAAAGTAGCATGAACGCGATTAAATGTTGCAAAATAGAAACTCCAAATATTGAACGCCATGAATCGAGTGTATATGGGCATCTGGGGCGAGCCTGAGTTCCATGCACACAGCGCCTAACCATAGGTGTTGCGTCCCGTGAGGCACACACCCATCTCGATGTCGCCGTCGGCGCCCTGTTGTGTGCGGTCGATCAGCCGCGCTGGATCACGGAGGATGTCATGGCTCTGCCCTGGAATCTGCTCGGCTGAGGAGAATCTCAGCGGCGATCAGGGTGCCGGACGTTCCGACATTCAAGCAATGCTTTGAATGCCGTGCTTCTCGATGACGGTCGGGAGGCGAAGTGCCGGCCCGCCGGGGCGCTTGACGCCGCGCTCCCAGTCGAAGATCAGGTTTTTGCTGACGTTGAGATAGCGGGCGAAGACCGGCTGTGAGCGATGTTCGCGTTCGCGCAGGGCGCGCATCGCCTCGGGCGGAAAGGATGCCGGCGGCGTCAGGCAGGAGTCGTCGAACTCACGCATGGTCTGCTTGTCGATCGCTCCCAGCTCGTGCGGGGCTTCCATGGTTTCATGGATCGAGGCCGGCGCTTCGCTGCGGTACTGGTTAGTCATGATTCTCCACCTCCATCGTAGCGTCGGGATCCGGTCGGTGGCGTGTCATCACGTTCAAATGCGGGTAGTAACCGACCCTGCGATGTCGCGACATTTCCTGTCGCGCTAATGGGCTAGACTTCGATTTCCCGATCTCATCTTGGAGTACGGCTTCGATGACCAACACGCCCCGTCATTCAACCGGCGCGCGCCCGGCCCTCTGGTTGCTGCTGATCCTGATCCCGCTGAGCACACTGGCCGACTCGGCCCTGAGTCCGGCACCGATCATGAAGCACGGCACCTGTCCCAGCGGATACAGCCCGAGCGGCGCCTATTGCGTCCCTGGCTCGAAGGCGCGCCAGGCCATCGACAAGCTCGGCACCTGTCCGAGCGGCTACACGCCCAGCGGCACCTATTGTCTGGCCGGTCCCCAGGCACGCGCGGCGATCGCCAAGATCGGCAGTAGCTGTCCGTCCGGCTGGTCGCCGAGCGGGGCTTACTGTCTGCGCCGACGCTGAGGACGACACGCATGACCACAGCCTCCACCACAGAACCGATCATCACCCCGCGCGTCATCGCCTCGCCGTCGAGCCGGATCGAGGGCGAGGCCATCCGCCAGCTGGAGCAGACCGCCCGCCTGCCGGGGATGCGCGCCGCCGTCGGCCTGCCCGACCTGCATCCCGGCAAGGGCTATCCGACCGGCCGATCGCGGGCCGCTGGTGATCCCAGGTTCGCGCGGCAGCCTGTCCTATATCGAAAGCGCGTCGATCGCGAACGACCTTGAACCAACCCGAGTGATGGACATCGACGTCGTTTCCGTGCCTACGTCCCGCAAGCGTATACTGCGCGTCCGAGTCAACCGCCATCGATCAGGATGTCCAGCCTTGTGAACGCGCCCACAGCCGCCACGCTCGAACGCCGCCAGGCCATCACACGCACCTCCATCGTCGGCGCTGTCCTCAATCTCGTGCTGTCGGTGATCAAGATCCTCGTCGGACTCTTGGGTCACTCGCAGGCGCTGGTCGCCGACGGTATCCATTCGCTCTCGGATCTGCTCTCGGACGTACTGGTCTATGTCGCCGGACACCACGCCAGTCAGCAGCCCGACCAGAATCATCCCTATGGCCATGCCCGTTACGAGACGGTTGCGACCCTGGCACTCGGCGTCCTGCTGCTGCTGGTCGCCCTCGGCATCGGCTGGGATGCCGTACATCGACTCTTCGAGCCGGATGCGCTGCTGAAACCCGACGCCCTGGCGCTCGCCGCGACCCTGATATCGATCGGCGCCAAGGAATGGCTCTACTGGTGGACGCTGGCCCATGCCAAGCGGGTGCGCTCGGATCTGCTCCGCGCCAATGCCTGGCACCATCGCAGTGACGCCATCTCTTCGATCGTGGTACTGATCGGCATCGCCGGCACCATGGCGGGTCTGACCTATCTCGACGCCGTCGCCGCCTTCATCGTCGCCCTGATGATCGTGCGCATCGCCTGGGGACTGGGTTGGGGCGCGGTCAGCGAACTGGTGGACATGGGTCTGGA comes from the Allochromatium tepidum genome and includes:
- a CDS encoding M16 family metallopeptidase; the encoded protein is MCVERQSERIDRAARRLTAWLAGTLLFTSPLPAQATPEIRTWNTDNGTRVLFVAAPEIPMVDVRLVFAAGSARDGGRSGLASMTAAMLTEGAGDWNADTIADRLDGVGAVLSTDVDRDMATVALRTLTRQPAFDTAVDTFATLIARPTFAPDELERVRQNRLVALRQEDESPRSVAQKALYRAVFGAHPYAADPSGTPESIAGLKREELVAFHARHYVGSNAVLALVGDLDHAGAEALANRLVAGLPAGEPAAPLPEVPELVGATLESIEFPSSQTTVLAGQPGMRRGDPDYFALHVGNHILGGSGLVSILMDEIREKRGLSYSTYSAFLPLAQPGPFLMSLQTRNDQAEQARTVMLDTLKRFIAQGPSEAELTAAKKNITGGFPLKIASNSDIVRYLAVIGFYDLPLDYLDRFRERIESVTSEQIRDAFARRVHPERLAIVTVGGSSEARADAGTEQVSLARGSH
- a CDS encoding helix-turn-helix domain-containing protein gives rise to the protein MTNQYRSEAPASIHETMEAPHELGAIDKQTMREFDDSCLTPPASFPPEAMRALREREHRSQPVFARYLNVSKNLIFDWERGVKRPGGPALRLPTVIEKHGIQSIA
- a CDS encoding M16 family metallopeptidase; the protein is MLLLLTFGSPLAATEVHERRLDNGLKILVKPDHRAPILTSQVWYRIGSSYEYGGITGVSHVLEHMMFQGTERLAPGEFSRIVAENGGEENAFTGRDYTAYYQNLANDRLEVSFELEAERMRHLKLSEKEFLKELEVVKEERRMRTDDDPQSLTYERFSAVAYDASPYRNPVIGWPGDLEQLSLEDVRDWYRLWYAPNNAILVVAGDVDPEQVFALAEKHFGPLAAETIRPPKTCAEPEQRGEKRLRVQAPAKESYVLMGYKTPSLADADEPWEPYALEMLSSILDGGDSARLSRELVRGSRIAASAGAGYRAFERLPGLFLFEGVPAKGQTAETVEAALRAQVERVRSEPVDPAELERVRNQVIAAKVFERDSLFYQAMQIGLLETIGLDWRLADTYVDRLAEVTPEQIRAVARKYLTPERLTVAILDPQPMETTQAAAKPQSEGQTYVR
- a CDS encoding cation diffusion facilitator family transporter, whose translation is MSSLVNAPTAATLERRQAITRTSIVGAVLNLVLSVIKILVGLLGHSQALVADGIHSLSDLLSDVLVYVAGHHASQQPDQNHPYGHARYETVATLALGVLLLLVALGIGWDAVHRLFEPDALLKPDALALAATLISIGAKEWLYWWTLAHAKRVRSDLLRANAWHHRSDAISSIVVLIGIAGTMAGLTYLDAVAAFIVALMIVRIAWGLGWGAVSELVDMGLESERIAEVAQTIRSVGGVRDIHMLRTRRLGGQVSADVHVLVDPDISVSEGHMISVLVEQRLKREISDMVDVTVHIDPEDDASKPEVPPLPLRAEALARLASYWSEIPAANERRRLLLHYLGGRIEVEVFFPILVCRCTGFDPERLRDKLAAALREDPAFGGVRIYFG